One Streptomyces sp. NBC_01217 genomic region harbors:
- the glnII gene encoding glutamine synthetase gives MTFKAEYIWIDGTEPTAKLRSKTKIMAGSPSQDVAELPIWGFDGSSTNQAEGHASDRVLKPVFTCPDPIRGGDDVLVMCEVFNIDMTPHESNTRAVLRPVAEQFAGQEPVFGIEQEYTFFDGHRPLGFPEGGFPAAQGGYYCGVGADEIFGREIVEKHLDNCLKAGLGISGINAEVMPGQWEFQVGPLSPLEVSDQLWIARWLLYRTAEDFNVSATLDPKPVKGDWNGAGAHTNFSTRAMREGYDAIITACESLGEGSKPLDHVKNYGAGIDDRLTGLHETAPWNEYSYGVSNRGASVRIPWQVEQDQKGYIEDRRPNANVDPYVVTRLIVDTCCTALEKADQV, from the coding sequence GTGACGTTCAAGGCTGAGTACATCTGGATCGACGGCACCGAGCCGACCGCCAAGCTCCGTTCGAAGACGAAGATCATGGCCGGAAGCCCGTCGCAGGATGTGGCGGAGCTGCCGATCTGGGGCTTCGACGGTTCGAGCACGAACCAGGCCGAGGGACACGCCTCCGACCGGGTACTGAAGCCGGTCTTCACCTGCCCGGACCCGATCCGCGGCGGCGACGACGTGCTCGTCATGTGCGAGGTCTTCAACATCGACATGACGCCGCACGAGTCCAACACCCGTGCCGTGCTGCGCCCGGTGGCCGAGCAGTTCGCGGGCCAGGAGCCGGTCTTCGGCATCGAGCAGGAGTACACCTTCTTCGACGGCCACCGCCCGCTCGGCTTCCCCGAGGGCGGCTTCCCGGCCGCGCAGGGCGGCTACTACTGCGGTGTCGGCGCCGATGAGATCTTCGGCCGCGAGATCGTCGAGAAGCACCTGGACAACTGTCTGAAGGCGGGCCTCGGCATCTCCGGCATCAACGCCGAGGTCATGCCCGGCCAGTGGGAGTTCCAGGTCGGCCCGCTGTCCCCGCTGGAGGTCTCCGACCAGCTGTGGATCGCCCGCTGGCTGCTCTACCGCACCGCCGAGGACTTCAACGTCTCCGCGACCCTCGACCCGAAGCCGGTCAAGGGCGACTGGAACGGCGCCGGTGCGCACACCAACTTCTCCACCAGGGCGATGCGCGAGGGCTACGACGCGATCATCACCGCGTGCGAGTCGCTCGGCGAGGGCTCGAAGCCGCTGGACCACGTCAAGAACTACGGCGCGGGCATCGACGACCGTCTGACCGGCCTGCACGAGACCGCCCCGTGGAACGAGTACAGCTACGGCGTCTCCAACCGCGGCGCCTCGGTCCGTATCCCGTGGCAGGTCGAGCAGGACCAGAAGGGCTACATCGAGGACCGCCGTCCGAACGCCAACGTCGACCCGTACGTCGTCACACGGCTGATCGTCGACACCTGCTGCACCGCGCTGGAGAAGGCCGACCAGGTCTGA
- a CDS encoding DUF1996 domain-containing protein yields the protein MGRASRKKRSTLANRAIVASAALILGGGGLVALNVHASAGEGSSGSSPERSWNSGRQLSTIDCPDVGNELPDVPDQARGEVDRELAAMDTQITDAYRQFADRRDEISRDPNLAENAVLDPLKDKRTASIDRIATAIERDADRPEQLDALAPCSLRADGGNQDGGEQDDQNDQDQNDQGGQDGAEQDGQDQADQPPAGNGPDDSDFVDIRSVRPNVNTPRQRRGASRGTFITECGRNENGKFNPDNVIVAPGVSNGAHHMHDYVGNQANDAFAADDDLAGGDTTCRNQGDRSTYYWPVLRLQNGQDENDADADGGGKDQNVGEIQTPSQVTLKFVGSPTGKVTAMPRFLRIITGDAKAFTNGDANANASWSCTGFENRQLKDKYPICPDGSQVVRSFAFQSCWDGRNIDSANHRTHVSFVQDNGRCPNGFRAIPQLVQRIVYAVPPGPGFAVDSFPEQLHKPVTDHGDFINVFDDGLMQKVVRCINGGRKCR from the coding sequence ATGGGACGCGCATCGCGCAAGAAACGTTCGACCCTGGCCAATCGGGCGATTGTCGCCTCGGCCGCGCTGATTCTGGGCGGGGGTGGTCTGGTCGCGCTCAATGTCCACGCTTCGGCGGGAGAGGGTTCGTCGGGCTCGTCCCCCGAACGGTCCTGGAATTCGGGCCGCCAGCTTTCCACCATCGACTGCCCCGACGTGGGAAACGAGCTCCCCGACGTGCCCGACCAGGCACGCGGGGAGGTCGACCGCGAACTCGCGGCGATGGACACCCAGATCACCGATGCCTATCGGCAATTCGCGGACCGCAGGGACGAGATCTCCAGGGATCCGAATCTCGCCGAGAATGCCGTGCTCGATCCGCTCAAGGACAAACGGACGGCGAGCATCGACCGTATAGCCACCGCCATCGAACGCGACGCGGACCGGCCGGAGCAACTGGACGCTCTGGCCCCGTGCAGCCTGCGCGCCGACGGCGGGAACCAGGACGGCGGGGAGCAGGACGATCAGAACGATCAGGACCAGAACGATCAGGGCGGCCAGGACGGCGCCGAGCAGGACGGCCAGGACCAGGCGGATCAGCCCCCGGCCGGCAACGGTCCCGACGACTCCGACTTCGTCGACATCCGGTCCGTCCGGCCCAATGTCAACACCCCCCGGCAACGCCGTGGCGCCTCGCGCGGCACGTTCATCACCGAATGCGGACGCAACGAGAACGGCAAATTCAACCCGGACAATGTCATCGTCGCGCCCGGAGTGAGCAATGGCGCCCACCATATGCACGATTACGTCGGCAACCAGGCCAATGACGCCTTCGCCGCAGACGACGACCTGGCCGGGGGCGACACCACCTGCCGGAACCAGGGCGACAGATCCACCTACTACTGGCCCGTGCTGCGCCTGCAGAACGGACAGGACGAGAACGACGCGGACGCGGACGGCGGCGGGAAGGACCAGAACGTCGGGGAGATCCAGACCCCGTCCCAGGTCACACTGAAATTCGTCGGCAGTCCCACCGGGAAGGTGACGGCCATGCCGCGCTTTCTTCGGATCATCACCGGTGACGCCAAGGCATTCACTAACGGCGACGCCAATGCCAATGCCTCATGGAGCTGCACCGGATTCGAGAACCGACAGCTGAAGGACAAATACCCGATCTGCCCCGACGGCAGCCAGGTGGTCCGCTCCTTCGCATTCCAGAGCTGCTGGGACGGCCGCAACATCGACAGCGCGAATCACCGCACCCATGTCTCCTTCGTACAGGACAACGGCCGCTGCCCGAACGGCTTCCGGGCCATTCCCCAGCTGGTCCAGCGCATTGTGTACGCCGTTCCGCCGGGCCCCGGGTTCGCCGTCGACTCGTTCCCGGAGCAGCTGCACAAGCCCGTCACCGATCACGGCGACTTCATCAATGTCTTCGACGACGGCTTGATGCAGAAGGTGGTGCGCTGCATCAACGGCGGTCGCAAGTGCCGCTGA
- a CDS encoding ATP-binding protein, which yields MASNIPEETTSFVGRKGELAGLERTLAAHRLTTLTGTGGVGKTRLALRAARQSKARYRDGVWWADLSPLHDDGLLIATVSDAVGLCDHTLRMPIDALCEWLVDKELLLVLDSCEHLRTACAHLLGEILTTSPGLTVLATSRQPLGIKGERTVEVEPLPVEGAGDALTLFRDRAAAVAPGLALDAPGSAEAAAEICRRLEGIPLAIELAAGALGRDTVGQVAARIGSRFDLPADDSFRPPRHRTLRTAIGWSHELCTPPERLLWARLTVLRGDFDEAAAREVCAQGPLTGAGVTEALNGLVAKSVVRRDGVRHRMLGTIREYGRMWLAELGEERAAADRHAACFLGLARNAHAGWTGDDQILWYHRIAEAHADLCAALDHLLAHDSGAAQEMAGRVGFFWCCCGHLPQTREYAQRALDAGPAKGPHRTRALWVLGITVMLQGDYPAARRLGRECTREAARDGTDEGILAAAYLCGLTHVMTGRPEAGLRRVDRVLRTTGVATPLEAAYRLRCHLITVFALTGLGRLDEAAEAAMVLRAACEAQDECWTRSYVDYQLALITLLQGDADASAAHARSMLAGKHRLRDSFGIALGLDILAAAIAAQGAGAHAARVYGTGQVYWRMVGHPQRGTPELGPLREACERQARAAVGDAAYQRAFERGRADNAEVGLAAALQGELLT from the coding sequence ATGGCGAGCAACATCCCCGAGGAGACAACGAGCTTTGTCGGACGGAAGGGGGAACTCGCCGGGCTCGAACGCACCCTCGCCGCGCACCGGCTGACCACCCTCACCGGCACCGGCGGCGTCGGCAAGACCAGGCTCGCGCTCCGCGCCGCCCGGCAGTCGAAGGCCCGGTACCGCGACGGTGTGTGGTGGGCCGATCTGTCACCGCTGCACGACGACGGACTGCTCATCGCGACCGTCTCCGACGCGGTCGGGCTCTGTGACCACACCCTGCGCATGCCCATCGACGCGCTGTGCGAATGGCTCGTCGACAAGGAACTGCTGCTGGTCCTCGACTCGTGCGAGCATCTGCGCACCGCGTGCGCGCATCTGCTCGGCGAGATCCTCACCACCTCACCCGGCCTCACCGTGCTCGCCACCAGCCGGCAGCCCCTGGGCATCAAGGGCGAGCGGACCGTCGAGGTGGAACCGCTGCCCGTCGAGGGCGCGGGCGACGCACTGACCCTGTTCCGGGACCGGGCGGCCGCCGTCGCCCCGGGGCTCGCCCTCGACGCGCCGGGCAGCGCCGAGGCCGCCGCCGAGATCTGCCGCCGCCTCGAAGGCATTCCGCTCGCCATCGAACTCGCGGCGGGAGCCCTCGGCCGGGACACCGTGGGGCAGGTCGCCGCCCGGATCGGCTCCCGCTTCGACCTACCGGCCGATGATTCGTTCCGGCCGCCGCGCCACCGCACCCTGCGCACCGCCATCGGCTGGAGCCATGAGCTGTGCACCCCGCCGGAACGGCTCCTCTGGGCGCGGCTGACCGTCCTGCGCGGCGACTTCGACGAGGCCGCGGCCCGCGAGGTCTGCGCACAGGGGCCGCTCACCGGGGCCGGGGTGACCGAGGCACTGAACGGCCTGGTCGCCAAGTCCGTCGTCAGACGGGACGGCGTACGCCACCGCATGCTCGGCACCATCCGCGAGTACGGCCGGATGTGGCTCGCCGAACTCGGCGAGGAACGGGCCGCCGCCGACCGGCACGCCGCCTGCTTCCTCGGCCTGGCCCGCAACGCCCACGCGGGCTGGACCGGCGACGACCAGATCCTCTGGTACCACCGCATCGCCGAGGCGCACGCCGACCTGTGCGCCGCCCTCGACCATCTGCTGGCCCATGACTCGGGGGCCGCTCAGGAGATGGCGGGCCGCGTCGGCTTCTTCTGGTGCTGCTGCGGCCATCTGCCGCAGACCCGCGAGTACGCCCAGCGCGCCCTGGACGCCGGACCGGCGAAGGGCCCCCACCGCACCCGCGCCCTGTGGGTGCTGGGCATCACCGTCATGCTCCAGGGCGACTACCCGGCCGCCCGGCGCCTGGGCAGGGAGTGCACCAGGGAGGCGGCCCGCGACGGGACCGACGAGGGCATCCTCGCCGCCGCCTATCTGTGCGGCCTCACCCATGTGATGACGGGACGCCCCGAGGCGGGCCTGCGCCGGGTCGACAGGGTGCTGCGCACCACCGGCGTCGCCACCCCGCTCGAAGCGGCCTACCGGCTGCGCTGCCATCTCATCACCGTCTTCGCCCTGACCGGTCTGGGACGGCTGGACGAGGCGGCGGAGGCGGCGATGGTCCTGCGCGCGGCCTGCGAGGCCCAGGACGAGTGCTGGACCCGTAGTTACGTCGACTACCAACTCGCCCTGATCACCCTGCTGCAGGGCGACGCCGACGCCTCCGCCGCCCACGCCCGCTCGATGCTCGCGGGCAAGCACCGCCTGCGGGACAGCTTCGGCATCGCGCTCGGCCTGGACATCCTGGCCGCGGCGATCGCCGCCCAGGGTGCGGGCGCCCACGCCGCCCGGGTGTACGGCACGGGACAGGTCTACTGGCGCATGGTCGGCCACCCGCAACGCGGCACCCCGGAACTGGGCCCGCTGCGCGAGGCCTGCGAACGGCAGGCCCGCGCGGCCGTCGGAGACGCCGCCTACCAGCGCGCCTTCGAAAGGGGCCGGGCGGACAACGCGGAGGTGGGCCTGGCCGCCGCGCTCCAGGGCGAACTGCTCACCTAG
- a CDS encoding sensor histidine kinase, with product MNAIRSRTRGALLAAGRGVVLSIVSLAGSITLFVWTVLSIAFIPLGIGLVTTPYVLELVRKHANRRRLLAVTWSDVRIPVPYRPFPKDLRTGFTGLVERTTLLLKDPATWRDIQWLLVDMTAGYAVSIVAGALLLYPVEGFVLAAGLWRVFTDDRYWYAFVPVDSQATGLAAAALGVVLFATGVLVSERLLRLHFVIARAMLAPTQEQELARRIERLTETRHEAVDTAASELRRIERDLHDGAQARLVAMGMNLGTVEALIEKDPAQAKKLLSMARESSAEALTELRDLVRGIHPPVLAERGLGDAVRALALRLPIESEVRVELEGRADAAVESAAYFAVSETLTNAAKHSGADRVWVDIHHADAMLRVSVTDNGRGGAAVGSGSGLSGVERRLGTFDGIMAVSSPAGGPTMVTMEIPCELS from the coding sequence ATGAACGCGATACGGAGCCGGACACGGGGCGCACTGCTGGCCGCCGGGCGGGGAGTGGTGCTGTCCATCGTCAGCCTGGCCGGATCGATCACCCTCTTCGTGTGGACGGTGCTCTCCATCGCCTTCATCCCGCTGGGCATCGGCCTGGTCACCACCCCTTACGTGCTGGAGCTGGTCCGCAAGCACGCCAACCGGCGCCGACTGCTCGCGGTCACCTGGTCCGACGTCCGCATCCCGGTCCCGTACCGCCCCTTCCCGAAGGATCTGCGCACCGGCTTCACCGGGCTGGTGGAGCGGACCACGCTGCTGCTGAAGGACCCGGCGACCTGGCGGGACATCCAGTGGCTGCTGGTCGACATGACGGCCGGCTACGCGGTGTCGATCGTGGCCGGTGCGCTGCTGCTCTATCCGGTGGAGGGTTTCGTCCTGGCGGCGGGCCTGTGGCGGGTGTTCACCGACGACCGCTACTGGTACGCGTTCGTGCCGGTCGACAGCCAGGCGACGGGTCTTGCGGCCGCCGCGCTCGGTGTGGTGCTCTTCGCCACCGGTGTGCTGGTCAGTGAGCGGCTGCTGCGGCTGCACTTCGTGATCGCCCGCGCGATGCTGGCCCCCACCCAGGAGCAGGAGCTGGCCCGGCGCATCGAACGGCTGACCGAGACCCGGCACGAGGCGGTGGACACCGCCGCCTCCGAGCTGCGGCGCATCGAGCGCGATCTGCACGACGGCGCGCAGGCCCGGCTGGTCGCCATGGGCATGAACCTGGGTACCGTGGAGGCGCTCATCGAGAAGGACCCGGCGCAGGCGAAGAAGCTCCTGTCCATGGCCCGCGAGTCCTCGGCCGAGGCGCTCACGGAGCTGCGCGATCTGGTCCGCGGCATCCATCCGCCGGTTCTCGCCGAACGCGGACTCGGAGACGCCGTACGGGCGTTGGCGCTGCGGCTGCCCATCGAGTCGGAGGTCCGGGTGGAGCTGGAGGGCCGGGCGGACGCGGCGGTCGAGTCGGCCGCGTACTTCGCGGTGAGCGAGACGCTGACGAACGCGGCCAAGCACTCGGGGGCCGACCGCGTCTGGGTGGACATCCACCATGCGGACGCCATGCTGCGGGTCTCCGTCACGGACAACGGCAGGGGCGGTGCGGCGGTCGGCTCCGGCTCGGGTCTGAGCGGAGTCGAACGACGACTCGGTACATTCGACGGCATCATGGCCGTCAGCAGCCCCGCGGGCGGTCCCACCATGGTGACCATGGAGATCCCTTGCGAGTTGTCCTAG
- a CDS encoding MMPL family transporter produces the protein MRRNLAARIGVWSAHHRKTAVLGWLLFVVLATGIGGASGMVEMSDAENAAGDSARAEQILDDAGLGQPAGELVMVSAAKAGDWRSAADEVSAAIGRTGEVANLAAPVPSEDGRDALITFDLKGDAATAPDRVQPVLDAVSAVRADHPGVTIHQFGEASAGKWLGDLLSEDFKKAEFTAVPLALGILLVAFGAVVAALLPVGLALTACMAAFGLLSLASHQLHLFQTTYSVMFLMGFAVGVDYCLFYLRRERDERAAGRDAETALRIAAATSGRAVLVSGLTVMVAMAGMFLSGLMLFKGFALATIIVVFVAMLGSVTVLPALLSWLGDRIDAGRVPFLNRRGNRRSRTSGGIAGTVLRPVLSRPKVFAIASVVVLLALAAPALGMKTEQLGLEKQFGSDSQLSVAYRQISESFPGGPAPARVVVKADDIEAPALRKAFDSFDGAGEVTVHRAQNVAEIEVPLPDGEAGLSELREARLPAAFEGTGAQVYVTGELAGSVDFNDQLKRGIVPVFAFITVVTFLLMLFCFRSYVIAVTAILLNLLSVAAAYGVMAAVFQHGWGASLIGSEGVGAIESWIPLFVLVVLFGLSMDYHVFVVSRIREARDRGLPTRAAIDEGIRRTAGAVTGAAAIMVAVFAVFGTLSMQDMQQMGVGLAVAVLLDATIVRMVLLPSAMALLGERNWRTPRALTRLPSLEHGEPGTGPAGAPVSQASSGLRG, from the coding sequence ATGAGGCGCAACCTCGCGGCACGCATCGGTGTGTGGAGCGCACACCACCGCAAGACCGCCGTTCTCGGCTGGCTTCTTTTCGTCGTGCTCGCCACCGGCATCGGCGGTGCGTCAGGCATGGTCGAGATGTCCGACGCGGAGAACGCCGCGGGCGATTCGGCACGGGCCGAGCAGATCCTCGACGACGCCGGGCTGGGGCAGCCCGCCGGCGAGCTGGTCATGGTGTCCGCCGCGAAGGCGGGTGACTGGCGAAGCGCCGCCGACGAGGTCTCCGCGGCCATCGGAAGGACCGGTGAGGTGGCGAACCTCGCGGCGCCGGTCCCCTCCGAGGACGGCAGGGACGCACTGATCACCTTTGACCTGAAGGGGGACGCGGCGACGGCGCCCGACAGGGTGCAGCCCGTGCTGGACGCCGTGTCCGCGGTCCGGGCGGACCACCCCGGCGTCACCATCCACCAGTTCGGCGAGGCCAGCGCCGGTAAGTGGCTCGGCGACCTGCTCTCCGAGGACTTCAAGAAGGCCGAGTTCACCGCCGTACCCCTGGCCCTGGGCATTCTGCTGGTCGCCTTCGGGGCCGTCGTCGCGGCGCTGCTCCCGGTCGGGCTGGCACTGACCGCGTGCATGGCCGCCTTCGGACTGCTGTCGCTGGCCAGCCACCAACTGCACCTGTTCCAGACCACGTACTCCGTGATGTTCTTGATGGGCTTCGCCGTCGGCGTCGACTACTGCCTCTTCTACCTGCGGCGCGAGCGCGACGAGCGAGCGGCGGGACGCGATGCGGAGACGGCGCTGCGGATCGCGGCGGCGACCAGCGGCCGGGCCGTGCTCGTCTCCGGGCTCACGGTCATGGTCGCGATGGCCGGCATGTTCCTGTCCGGACTGATGCTGTTCAAGGGCTTCGCCCTCGCCACGATCATCGTGGTCTTCGTCGCGATGCTGGGCTCGGTGACCGTGCTGCCCGCGCTGCTGTCCTGGCTGGGCGACCGGATCGACGCGGGCCGTGTGCCGTTCCTCAACCGGCGGGGGAACCGGCGATCCCGCACCAGTGGCGGGATCGCGGGCACGGTGCTCAGGCCCGTCCTGTCCAGGCCGAAGGTCTTCGCCATCGCCTCGGTCGTCGTCCTGCTCGCCCTGGCGGCGCCCGCCCTCGGCATGAAGACCGAACAGCTGGGCCTGGAGAAGCAGTTCGGCTCCGACTCGCAGCTGTCGGTCGCCTACCGGCAGATCAGCGAGAGCTTCCCGGGCGGTCCCGCTCCGGCGCGGGTGGTGGTCAAGGCCGACGACATCGAGGCACCCGCACTGCGCAAGGCGTTCGACAGCTTCGACGGTGCCGGCGAGGTGACGGTTCACAGGGCGCAGAACGTCGCGGAGATCGAGGTCCCGCTCCCCGACGGCGAGGCCGGTCTTTCCGAGCTGCGCGAGGCGCGGCTGCCCGCCGCGTTCGAAGGGACGGGGGCGCAGGTGTACGTGACCGGGGAGCTCGCCGGGTCCGTCGACTTCAACGACCAGCTGAAGCGCGGCATCGTCCCCGTCTTCGCCTTCATCACGGTGGTGACGTTCCTGCTGATGCTGTTCTGCTTCCGCTCGTACGTCATCGCCGTGACCGCGATCCTGCTCAACCTGCTCTCCGTGGCCGCCGCGTACGGAGTGATGGCCGCCGTCTTCCAGCACGGCTGGGGGGCCTCGCTGATCGGCTCCGAGGGCGTCGGCGCGATCGAGTCCTGGATCCCGCTGTTCGTCCTGGTGGTCCTGTTCGGACTCTCCATGGACTACCACGTGTTCGTGGTCTCCCGGATCCGTGAGGCCCGCGACCGCGGTCTGCCCACCCGGGCCGCGATCGACGAGGGAATCCGGCGGACGGCGGGTGCGGTGACCGGCGCGGCCGCGATCATGGTCGCGGTGTTCGCGGTCTTCGGGACGCTGTCGATGCAGGACATGCAGCAGATGGGCGTCGGCCTCGCCGTCGCGGTGCTGCTGGACGCCACGATCGTACGGATGGTCCTGCTGCCCTCCGCGATGGCGCTGCTGGGGGAGCGGAACTGGCGGACCCCACGCGCACTGACCCGACTGCCGAGCCTGGAACACGGCGAGCCGGGGACGGGGCCGGCCGGGGCCCCGGTGAGCCAGGCGAGCTCGGGGCTGCGGGGCTGA
- a CDS encoding winged helix-turn-helix domain-containing protein, whose amino-acid sequence MANTRTFSAAAAATAAPSATAAATTPARSLSPNHHRLRAVDPDEVVQLADVADFLPPGATWLPAPQHTVPALPGRPPMIGYLVLVPADQQPAVTAAAAAAAQYVVPTPVDDPAAGPVRIDPVQRTAAVDGNTLDLTFLEFELLAHLVAHPHRVHTRDQLVTTVWGYGHVGDGRTVDVHVARLRRKLGAEHRRSIQTVRRVGYKYAP is encoded by the coding sequence ATGGCGAACACTCGTACCTTCTCCGCCGCAGCCGCTGCCACCGCGGCGCCTTCGGCGACCGCTGCGGCCACCACCCCCGCCCGCTCCCTCTCCCCCAACCACCACCGGCTGCGCGCCGTCGACCCCGACGAGGTCGTCCAGCTGGCCGATGTGGCCGACTTCCTGCCGCCGGGTGCGACCTGGCTGCCCGCGCCCCAGCACACCGTTCCGGCGCTGCCGGGCCGGCCGCCGATGATCGGCTACCTGGTGCTCGTACCGGCCGATCAGCAGCCGGCCGTGACCGCGGCCGCCGCTGCGGCCGCCCAGTACGTGGTCCCGACGCCGGTGGACGACCCGGCCGCGGGCCCGGTGCGCATCGACCCCGTACAGCGCACTGCGGCGGTGGACGGGAACACGCTCGACCTCACCTTCCTGGAGTTCGAGCTGCTCGCCCATCTGGTCGCGCACCCGCACCGGGTGCACACCCGCGACCAGTTGGTGACCACCGTCTGGGGCTACGGACATGTGGGCGACGGACGCACCGTGGACGTCCACGTCGCCCGGCTGCGCCGCAAGCTGGGCGCCGAGCACCGCCGGTCGATCCAGACGGTGCGGCGCGTCGGCTACAAGTACGCGCCCTGA
- a CDS encoding TetR/AcrR family transcriptional regulator codes for MTTGVRRRMGVEERRQQLIGVALELFSHRAPDEVSIDEIAAAAGISRPLVYHYFPGKQSLYEAALRRAADELAARFVEPREGPLGARLLRVMGRFFDFVDEHGPGFSALMRGGPAVGSSTANAMIDGVRQAACEQILAHLGVEDPPARLELVVRSWVSLAESTALIWLDGRRIPREELEIQLVHDFAALAAVSAAYNTEMAGVVLRVLAQEPADGPFGELLHRLSALAPAVPAVPVQRLP; via the coding sequence ATGACGACCGGGGTACGGCGCAGGATGGGCGTCGAGGAGCGCAGACAGCAGTTGATCGGTGTCGCGCTGGAGTTGTTCAGTCACCGCGCCCCGGACGAGGTGTCGATCGACGAGATCGCGGCCGCCGCCGGGATCTCGCGGCCGTTGGTCTATCACTACTTCCCGGGGAAGCAGAGCCTGTACGAGGCGGCGCTGCGGCGGGCGGCCGACGAGCTGGCGGCGCGGTTCGTCGAGCCACGTGAAGGGCCGCTCGGGGCACGGCTGTTGAGGGTGATGGGGCGGTTCTTCGACTTCGTCGACGAACACGGTCCCGGGTTCTCGGCGCTGATGCGGGGCGGACCCGCGGTCGGCTCCTCGACGGCGAACGCGATGATCGACGGGGTGCGGCAGGCGGCGTGCGAGCAGATCCTGGCCCATCTGGGGGTAGAGGATCCCCCGGCGCGGCTGGAGTTGGTCGTACGGTCGTGGGTGTCGCTGGCCGAGTCGACGGCGCTGATCTGGCTCGACGGGCGGCGGATTCCGCGCGAGGAACTGGAGATACAGCTGGTGCACGACTTCGCGGCGCTGGCCGCGGTGAGTGCCGCGTACAACACGGAGATGGCGGGCGTCGTTTTACGGGTCCTCGCGCAGGAGCCGGCGGACGGGCCGTTCGGAGAGCTGCTGCACCGGCTCTCCGCCCTGGCGCCCGCCGTGCCCGCCGTTCCCGTGCAACGACTGCCGTAA
- a CDS encoding response regulator transcription factor — MRVVLAEDLFLLRDGLVRLLEAYGFEIAAAVESGPELTRALAELEPDVAVVDVRLPPSHTDEGLQCALAARQARPGLPVLVLSQHVEQLYARELLADGNGGIGYLLKDRVFDADQFIDAVRRVAAGGTAMDPQVISQLLSRRSQDKPMGGLTPRELEVMELMAQGRSNVAIASQMVITERAVAKHTSNIFGKLGLPPSDDDNRRVLAVLAYLDRG, encoded by the coding sequence TTGCGAGTTGTCCTAGCCGAAGATCTCTTCCTGCTGCGCGACGGCCTGGTCCGCCTGTTGGAGGCGTACGGCTTCGAGATCGCGGCAGCCGTCGAGTCCGGGCCCGAACTTACCCGTGCCCTGGCCGAGTTGGAGCCGGACGTCGCGGTCGTGGACGTCCGACTCCCGCCGTCCCACACGGACGAGGGGCTGCAGTGCGCGCTGGCGGCCCGGCAGGCCAGGCCGGGGCTGCCCGTGCTGGTCCTCTCGCAGCATGTGGAGCAGTTGTACGCGCGCGAGCTGCTGGCGGACGGCAACGGGGGCATCGGCTATCTGCTCAAGGACCGGGTGTTCGACGCGGACCAGTTCATCGACGCCGTACGCAGGGTCGCCGCGGGCGGCACGGCGATGGATCCGCAGGTGATCTCGCAGCTGCTGTCGCGGCGTTCGCAGGACAAGCCGATGGGCGGACTGACTCCGCGCGAGCTGGAGGTCATGGAGCTGATGGCGCAGGGCCGTTCGAACGTGGCGATCGCCTCGCAGATGGTGATCACGGAGCGGGCGGTGGCCAAGCACACCTCGAACATCTTCGGGAAGCTCGGCCTGCCGCCGTCCGACGACGACAACCGCCGCGTTCTGGCGGTGCTGGCCTATCTGGACCGGGGCTGA